A genomic region of Colletes latitarsis isolate SP2378_abdomen chromosome 7, iyColLati1, whole genome shotgun sequence contains the following coding sequences:
- the LOC143343411 gene encoding ubiquitin-conjugating enzyme E2 Q2 translates to MACLITLKQEIKTLESVFPKSHERFQIMSASVDELSCRFVGKNGKKYEIHANITETYPSTPPVWFAESEETSVTNAVQILSNTTGRDNHLINQVGILLKELCRLHSLPEPPDVERLRTALDPLRLGGPNETAAQRMEADDAEDIDEDEESETEEDLHLDMDEGDVNAKSKGEEMDLEHLATLERLRQNQRQDYLKGSPCGSVQATDRLMKELRDIYRSDSFKKGMYSIELVNDSLYEWNIRLMCVDPDSPLHSDLILLKEKEGKDSILLNMLFKETYPFDPPFVRVVHPMISGGYVLIGGAICMELLTKQGWSSAYTVEAVIMQISATLVKGKARIQFQGSGSAGKVCGGQGQYSLARAQQSFKSLVQIHEKNGWFTPPKEDG, encoded by the exons ATGGCTTGTCTGATTACCCTTAAGCAGGAGATTAAAACTCTTGAGTCCGTCTTCCCTAAGAGCCATGAGAGATTTCAGATAATGTCTGCGAGTGTGGATGAACTCAGCTGCAGGTTCGTCGGTAAAAATGGGAAGAAATACGAAATACACGCCAATATCACA GAAACATACCCTTCTACACCACCAGTATGGTTTGCAGAGTCAGAGGAGACGAGTGTCACGAATGCGGTACAAATTTTAAGTAATACCACAGGCCGTGACAACCATCTCATTAATCAAGTTGGGATTCTCTTGAAAGAATTATGTAGACTTCACTCATTACCAGAACCACCTGACGTTGAACGATTAAGAACAGCTTTGGATCCATTGCGCTTAGGAGGACCAAATGAAACTGCTGCGCAAAGGATGGAAGCTGACGATGCAGAAGATATTGACGAAGATGAGGAAAGTGAGACTGAAGAAGACCTTCATTTAGATATGGACGAGGGAGATGTGAATGCCAAGAGTAAG GGTGAGGAAATGGATCTAGAGCATCTTGCAACACTAGAAAGGTTGAGACAGAATCAAAGACAAGACTACTTAAAGGGTTCTCCATGTGGAAGTGTCCAAGCTACAGACAGACTTATGAAAGAATTGCGCGACATTTATCGAAGTGACAGTTTCAAAAAAG GAATGTACAGCATAGAATTAGTGAATGACAGTTTGTATGAATGGAATATCAGGTTGATGTGCGTTGACCCTGATTCGCCACTACACAGCGATCTTATACTTCTGAAAGAAAAGGAAGGCAAAGATAGTATTCTACTCAACATGCTTTTCAAG GAAACTTATCCATTCGACCCTCCGTTTGTCAGAGTTGTCCATCCTATGATTTCTGGTGGATATGTCCTTATAGGAGGCGCTATTTGTATGGAACTCTTAACGAAACAAGGTTGGAGTTCAGCGTACACAGTAGAAGCAGTCATCATGCAGATATCAGCAACATTAGTGAAGGGAAAAGCACGCATACAGTTTCAAGGATCTGGTAGTGCTGGCAAAGTATGTGGTGGACAAGGTCAATACAGTCTAGCACGTGCACAACAGTCATTCAAGTCTCTTGtacaaatacatgaaaaaaatg GTTGGTTCACCCCACCAAAAGAGGATGGCTAA
- the Dredd gene encoding caspase-8 Dredd, with product MSLYSDAAPCVTLHNDVNGKRLNKNILRKIEDDLDIDEKISILFLIMDNYTCGFQQIYNLLQRFKVHRSYILTEFIDSHPNNWENKLLEAICIIQNRQIIRKLGISYNNLELFYLPKNGCCSRYLKRVVKCLYLLCESLTEDRIQSLLRCVRNDLIEYEENLKDTDYLELHMLYWMQRKYISVCLDGKVSFGNLLKHLKKFDDLELIYEDLKNYEDYQNVLDTQNANFKSTSQLQIFSVKEEIQVEVDDVKKIKKGLCIIISQMFFLGQKFETRFGTLADCVMLSETFNGFGFTVKVFKNLKEDEILKKLKNIPEEFGIDYDCIFVCILSHGCKGGIISADGKEVYIETIENQICCEKLKDVIKIVILQACQGQALGQANDALTIDGPSNCSVSNILAYQNFCMFIATMQGFVSVRHKAEGSWFIQEFCNVLQNVGYKITFLSATRKIIQSVTQKRGNLNGTNSIAQLPELRSCRLLTDFQLPEYRTKKR from the exons ATGAGTTTATATAGTGATGCAGCACCATGTGTTACATTACATAACGATGTAAATGGAAAAAGattgaacaaaaatattttacggAAAATAGAAGATGACCTTGATATTGATGAAAAAATATCTATTTTATTCTTAATAATGGATAATTATACATGTGGTTTTCaacaaatttataatttgtTACAAAGGTTTAAGGTGCATCGTTCATATATACTTACAGAATTCATAGATAGCCATCCAAATAATTGGGAAAATAAATTATTGGAAGCAATATGTATTATACAAAATCGGCAGATTATACGGAAATTAGGAATTTCGTATAACAAtttggaattattttatttaccaaAGAATGGATGTTGTTCACGATATTTGAAACGAGTTGTAAAATGTTTGTACTTACTGTGCGAATCACTTACAGAAGACAGAATACAGTCATTATTGAGGTGTGTTAGAAATGATTTAATCGAATACGAAGAAAATCTTAAAGATACAGATTATCTTGAATTACATATGTTATATTGGATGCAacgtaaatatatttcagtttGTTTGG atgGCAAAGTAAGCTTTGGAAATTTACTGAAACATTTGAAAAAGTTTGACGATTTAGAACTTATTTATGAAGATCTTAAAAACTACGAAGATTATCAGAACGTGTTGGATACACAAAATGCAAATTTTAAAAGTACATCTCAATTACAAATATTCTCCGTAAAAGAAGAAATACAAGTTGAAGTAGACGATgtaaaaaagataaaaaaagGACTTTGTATTATTATAAGTCAAATGTTCTTTTTGGGTCAAAAG TTTGAAACTCGATTTGGGACTTTGGCCGATTGTGTTATGTTATCAGAAACTTTTAATGgttttggttttactgttaaagTATTCAAAAACCTCAAAGAAGATGAAATACTTAAAAAGTTGAAAAATATTCCAGAAGAATTTGGTATTGATTATGACTGCATCTTTGTATGTATTTTAAGTCATGGGTGTAAAG gTGGTATAATTAGTGCAGATGGAAAAGAAGTTTACATCGAGACAATAGAAAATCAAATTTGCTGTGAAAAACTAAAAGATGTTATTAAAATCGTTATTTTACAAGCTTGTCAGGGACAAGCATTAg GTCAAGCAAATGATGCTTTAACTATAGACGGTCCTAGTAATTGCagtgtttcaaatattttagcaTATCAAAACTTTTGCATGTTCATAGCAACAATGCAAGGTTTTGTATCTGTACGTCATAAAGCGGAAG GATCATGGTTTATACAAGAGTTTTGTAATGTTTTACAAAATGTAGGatataaaattacttttttgTCTGCTACCAGAAAGATAATTCAGTCTGTCACGCAGAAGCGGggaaatttaaatggaacaaatTCCATTGCACAGTTACCTGAACTGCGGTCATGTAGACTGCTTACAGATTTTCAGTTACCGGAATATCGAACGAAAAAGCGGTAA
- the LOC143343477 gene encoding sodium channel protein Nach, translated as MDSNLSSLRRNTDFKKKILCKEILGKIVRKCLTTLKKQTMDFCLETGLHGYKYIAETHRPTPVRVAWAVIVITFMCIALVIIKFTFDFYTEHQVSTVIESTQHGIWNYPFPAVTLCNINRMSVKLTWKLAETLKLPPDISKEFIFEELSLLNELLYPGKYQGNIQNNLTRLQSILDRNDLSIPTAINSVTEPCENFLAACVVKSIAQNCSDLFEMSYTREGICCSYNYITVKQITENNQWKPVRSASCGYKSGLGVKINLKPDDYHSSILGSVGVKVMLHDPYTYPDFDAPAKLIGIDKYSFLTVKPEKTYSTPNVKSLPLSKRPCIFSDESTMIEGFRNRERNFATAKYSFENCMAQCRATVIKAKCGCIPYYYPQNGTRICNLRDVECMETYKSWFETSWPGTDMSPRNLPYIHVNTKLTPCGCRPDCDFYRFSMENSMGNLDKKFSDNGYKYTNNSSESIIWRNQSVIHIFFGDLVSVQFRRDVRYNWRHIFATFGGLLGLFAGFSLMSILEFIYFFIISVIKDACINRSNTKNTN; from the exons ATGGATTCGAATCTCTCGTCGCTGAGGAGGAACACggattttaaaaagaaaatattatgtAAAGAGATATTGGGGAAAATAGTGCGAAAATGTCTCACCACTTTAAAGAAACAGACTATGGATTTTTGCCTCGAAACTGGACTACATGGTTACAAATATATTGCCGAGACTCACCGTCCTACCCCAGTCAG GGTTGCGTGGGCAGTAATAGTAATTACATTTATGTGCATCGCACttgtaataataaaattcacaTTTGATTTTTATACCGAGCATCAAGTTTCCACGGTCATCGAATCGACCCAACACGGAATATGGAACTATCCGTTTCCGGCAGTGACTCTGTGCAATATTAATCGTATGTCCGTCAAGTTGACGTGGAAATTGGCTGAAACATT AAAGCTCCCGCCAGACATAtcgaaagaatttatttttgaagAGCTAAGCTTGTTGAACGAGTTATTGTATCCTGGGAAGTACCAAGGAAACATTCAAAACAACCTCACGCGATTGCAAAGTATCCTCGACAGGAACGATTTGTCGATTCCAACGGCGATTAATTCC GTGACGGAGCCTTGCGAAAATTTTCTGGCGGCTTGCGTAGTGAAATCTATTGCCCAGAATTGCAGTGATCTGTTCGAAATGAGTTACACCCGCGAAGGAATATGCTGCAGTTATAATTACATCACAGTCAAGCAAATCACCGAAAATAATCA ATGGAAACCAGTTAGATCGGCTTCTTGCGGATACAAAAGTGGACTCGGCGTTAAGATTAATTTGAAACCGGACGATTACCATTCCAGTATCCTGGGATCCGTAGGAGTAAAG GTCATGTTACACGATCCGTACACTTATCCAGATTTTGATGCACCCGCTAAATTAATAGGCATCGATAAATATTCCTTTTTGACCgtaaaaccggaaaaaacctactCGACGCCCAACGTTAAATCGTTACCATTGTCTAAAAGACCTTGCATATTTAGCGACGAATCAACTATGATCGAAGGGTTCAGAAATAGAGAAAGAAACTTCGCCACCGCGAAATATTCCTTTGAAAACTGCATGGCGCAATGCCGAGCCACTGTAATAAAGGCAAAATGCGGATGTATCCCGTATTATTATCCACAGAATG GTACTAGAATATGCAATCTAAGGGACGTTGAGTGCATGGAAACGTACAAAT cCTGGTTCGAAACATCTTGGCCAGGAACGGACATGTCGCCTAGAAATTTACCGTATATACATGTGAACACCAAGTTGACGCCTTGCGGTTGCAGACCAGATTGTGATTTTTATCGTTTTTCCATGGAAAATTCGATGGGAAACCTTGACAAAAAGTTTTCTGACAACggctataaatatacaaataacTCCAG cgaAAGTATAATATGGAGAAATCAGAGCgtaatacatatattttttggCGATCTAGTATCCGTTCAATTTCGTCGTGACGTACGCTACAATTGGCGTCATATATTTG caACGTTTGGTGGCCTTCTAGGATTATTCGCTGGCTTTAGCCTTATGTCTAttcttgaatttatttatttttttattattagtgTTATAAAAGACGCATGTATCAATCGAAGCAATACAAAAAATACGAACTAA